From the genome of Scytonema hofmannii PCC 7110, one region includes:
- a CDS encoding response regulator transcription factor, translated as MAPAKILVVDDDPAVRNLIQRFLIKQSYQVEAAEDGKTALALFEQFNPDLVILDVNLPDVIGFNLCQEMQSRNGVFVLMLTSRADEADKIRGFSKGADDYLTKPFGLGELEVRVAAILRRQRVVTTAEQKRLVFEKLMIDPVRREVTLNSLPVPLTALEFDLLHFLASHPGRVWRRAELIQEVWDYEYVGDQRVVDVHIGQIRKKIEADASQPALIQTVRGVGYKFECPSQPQQGDKIQ; from the coding sequence ATGGCTCCTGCCAAGATTCTTGTTGTTGACGACGATCCTGCGGTTCGGAATTTAATCCAACGCTTCCTGATCAAACAGAGCTATCAGGTAGAAGCAGCCGAAGATGGTAAAACCGCCCTGGCGCTCTTTGAGCAATTTAACCCGGATTTGGTAATATTGGATGTCAATTTACCAGACGTAATCGGGTTTAACCTCTGCCAAGAGATGCAAAGTCGAAATGGCGTTTTTGTGCTCATGCTTACTAGCCGCGCCGATGAAGCTGATAAAATTCGGGGTTTTTCAAAAGGCGCTGATGACTACCTCACCAAACCATTTGGTTTGGGAGAACTAGAAGTTAGGGTCGCAGCCATTTTAAGGCGACAGCGTGTCGTAACTACGGCAGAACAAAAACGCTTGGTGTTTGAAAAGTTAATGATCGACCCCGTGCGGCGAGAAGTTACACTTAACAGCCTACCAGTACCCCTAACTGCTCTAGAGTTTGATTTGTTACATTTCTTAGCTAGCCATCCAGGTCGAGTTTGGCGGCGGGCTGAACTTATTCAGGAGGTTTGGGATTATGAATATGTCGGCGACCAACGGGTTGTAGACGTACATATAGGTCAAATTCGCAAAAAAATTGAAGCGGATGCTAGTCAACCCGCCTTGATTCAGACCGTGCGTGGTGTTGGATATAAGTTTGAATGCCCCTCTCAACCCCAACAGGGTGACAAAATTCAATAG
- a CDS encoding DUF2811 domain-containing protein: MNTTVGIFTEIPEALHESLKIYLETHPDWDQNRVMTAALSLFLLQNGESDRRAARVYLETLFHHC, encoded by the coding sequence ATGAATACGACAGTTGGAATCTTTACTGAAATTCCGGAAGCACTCCACGAATCTCTCAAAATTTATCTAGAAACACATCCTGATTGGGATCAAAACCGCGTCATGACAGCAGCTCTGTCCCTGTTTTTACTTCAAAATGGAGAAAGCGATCGCCGTGCGGCTCGTGTTTACTTAGAAACTTTATTTCACCATTGTTAA
- the recA gene encoding recombinase RecA, with translation MAVNTTDAAAGKQKALNMVLNQIERTFGKGTIMRLGDATRMRVETVSSGALTLDLALGGGIPKGRVIEIYGPESSGKTTLALHAVAEVQKNGGIAAYVDAEHALDPTYAGALGVDIDNLLVSQPDTGEAALEIVDQLVRSAAVDIVVIDSVAALVPRAEIEGEMGDAHVGLQARLMSQALRKITGNIGKSGCTVIFLNQLRQKIGVTYGNPETTTGGNALKYYASVRLDIRRIQTLKKGTEEFGNRVKVKVAKNKVAPPFRVAEFDIIFGKGISTIGCLVDLAEETGVLIRKGAWYSYSGENISQGRDNAIKYMEEKPELTEKIKQLVREKLEMGVLVSANSVGKPSEDEQEDADEEFEEE, from the coding sequence ATGGCTGTTAACACGACTGATGCTGCTGCTGGCAAGCAAAAAGCGCTCAACATGGTACTCAATCAGATTGAGCGTACCTTTGGCAAAGGAACTATCATGCGCTTGGGTGATGCTACCCGTATGCGGGTAGAAACAGTTTCCAGTGGGGCGCTGACCCTGGATCTGGCATTGGGTGGCGGTATCCCCAAGGGAAGGGTCATTGAGATTTACGGTCCGGAAAGTTCTGGTAAAACGACGTTAGCACTACATGCAGTTGCTGAAGTGCAAAAAAACGGTGGTATCGCTGCTTATGTTGATGCGGAACACGCCCTTGACCCTACCTACGCTGGCGCATTGGGTGTTGATATCGACAATTTGTTAGTATCCCAACCCGACACAGGGGAAGCCGCTTTGGAGATTGTTGACCAATTGGTTCGTTCTGCTGCGGTTGACATTGTGGTTATCGACTCAGTAGCAGCATTGGTTCCTCGTGCTGAAATTGAAGGCGAAATGGGTGATGCTCACGTTGGTCTTCAAGCAAGATTGATGAGCCAAGCTCTACGTAAAATCACTGGTAATATTGGTAAATCTGGTTGTACAGTTATTTTCCTCAACCAGTTGCGGCAAAAAATTGGTGTTACCTATGGCAACCCAGAAACAACAACTGGTGGTAATGCTTTAAAATACTATGCTTCGGTACGCTTGGATATTCGCCGGATTCAAACCTTGAAAAAAGGCACTGAAGAATTTGGTAACCGTGTCAAAGTCAAAGTCGCTAAAAATAAGGTCGCACCACCTTTTAGAGTTGCAGAATTTGACATTATCTTTGGCAAAGGTATTTCTACAATAGGTTGTCTGGTAGACTTGGCTGAAGAAACTGGAGTTCTTATCCGTAAGGGTGCTTGGTACAGTTATAGCGGCGAAAATATCTCCCAAGGTCGGGATAACGCTATCAAGTACATGGAAGAGAAACCTGAATTGACTGAAAAGATTAAACAGCTAGTACGAGAAAAATTAGAAATGGGTGTTCTTGTTTCTGCTAATTCAGTTGGTAAGCCAAGTGAAGACGAACAAGAAGATGCAGACGAGGAATTTGAAGAGGAGTAA
- the xseA gene encoding exodeoxyribonuclease VII large subunit gives MTFNLPDSLIPETALTVAGLTDYIRFLLEQDEELRRVWVTGEVSSTNKHRSGLFFTLQDQEAVAAIKCVAWNGQLPKLAQIPVSGEQLIILGSLKVYRERGEYQLTVWQAFPAGVGLQALRYQQIRQRLEAEGLFDPQRKRSLPTHPHTIGVVTSPTAAAWGDIQKTLKQRYPGLQVLFSPAIVQGDQAPMSIIKAIARVEKDGRAEVLILSRGGGAVEELACFNDERVVRAVANCSIPVITGIGHQRDESLVDLVADAAVHTPTAAAELAVPSLAELYAEHQQRAIALQQSVRYSFERAENKLQQMQNRLRRLRLDRQVQQDFQALSWKRQQLIRATTVRLQRSLQYVEMLRQKLATLDPKAVLQRGYAVVRLENGAIARSAIELTVGQELSVQLGQGEVKVKVVDVNDF, from the coding sequence ATGACTTTTAACCTACCTGACTCTCTCATTCCTGAAACAGCCCTGACAGTGGCAGGATTAACAGATTACATTCGCTTCCTGTTGGAGCAAGATGAGGAATTGCGGCGGGTTTGGGTGACTGGAGAAGTTTCTAGCACTAACAAGCACCGCAGTGGGTTATTTTTTACGCTCCAAGACCAAGAGGCTGTGGCTGCTATTAAGTGTGTGGCGTGGAATGGTCAATTGCCAAAATTGGCACAAATTCCCGTGTCTGGGGAGCAGTTAATTATTTTGGGAAGTCTTAAAGTTTACCGAGAACGGGGAGAGTACCAACTGACTGTTTGGCAGGCTTTTCCTGCTGGTGTTGGTTTGCAGGCACTGCGTTACCAACAAATAAGGCAACGCTTGGAGGCAGAAGGATTATTTGACCCACAAAGAAAGCGATCGCTCCCCACGCATCCCCATACTATCGGCGTTGTCACATCTCCGACGGCTGCGGCTTGGGGTGATATTCAAAAGACTCTCAAACAAAGGTATCCTGGATTACAAGTTTTGTTTTCTCCTGCAATAGTACAGGGTGACCAAGCACCTATGTCTATTATCAAGGCCATTGCACGGGTTGAAAAAGATGGACGTGCAGAGGTGCTCATTTTATCACGGGGTGGGGGTGCGGTGGAGGAATTGGCATGCTTTAATGACGAAAGGGTAGTACGAGCAGTAGCAAATTGTTCGATACCAGTTATTACGGGTATCGGTCATCAAAGAGATGAATCATTGGTAGATTTGGTTGCAGATGCTGCGGTGCATACTCCTACGGCTGCGGCGGAATTGGCTGTGCCATCTCTAGCTGAATTGTACGCCGAACATCAGCAACGAGCGATCGCTTTACAACAAAGCGTGCGTTACTCTTTTGAAAGGGCTGAAAATAAATTACAACAAATGCAAAACCGTTTGCGGCGCTTGCGGTTGGATCGGCAAGTTCAGCAGGACTTTCAAGCTTTAAGTTGGAAGCGCCAGCAATTAATAAGGGCGACAACCGTGCGCCTACAGCGATCGCTACAGTATGTAGAAATGTTACGGCAAAAGTTGGCAACTCTTGACCCGAAAGCTGTCCTGCAGCGTGGTTATGCAGTGGTGCGACTGGAAAATGGTGCGATCGCTCGTTCTGCAATTGAGTTAACTGTGGGACAGGAGTTGTCGGTGCAGTTGGGTCAGGGTGAGGTTAAAGTAAAAGTTGTGGATGTAAATGATTTTTGA
- a CDS encoding serine/threonine-protein kinase: MSYCINPTCSNPENLAYSDRCQSCGSRLLMRDRYRIIKALGQGGFGATFLAEDEALPGEPSCVIKQLRPSGTAPHILQMARELFEREAVTLGRIGNHPQIPRLLDYFEDREQFYLVQEYINGPTLQQEIKRNGVYSEAGVKQFLSELLPLLQYIHERKVIHRDIKPANIIRRSQDCRLVLIDFGAVKNQVQTLTNQSEQTALTAYAIGTPGFAPPEQMAMRPVFASDIYALGVTCIYLLTGKSPKDIDYNPTTGEMQWERLVYISDHLTEVLRKMLEVSVRNRYQTAEEALRALALEPYLDSLAQGMVVRSQTGVKERSSNHLEEEKVFSNVRSAHTSGGQGVAQMAAAIRARRAKMPEGTGLNGVATQRVMTMKSTTLASSHSGSSGDNKSQTPRKLDTQGLLTAYMKGRRDFALYNLNLLNLQGADLSGTNFHSSQLQNVNFQGANLNSSDFGRASLNRANLKDSNLTKAYLNNADLEGADLRGADLSLAYLNGANLRGANLCGANLTGAKISDEQLALAKTNWMTVRPNGRRGLL, from the coding sequence ATGAGCTACTGCATAAATCCCACGTGTTCCAATCCCGAAAATTTAGCATATAGCGACAGGTGTCAGTCTTGTGGCTCGCGACTGCTAATGCGCGATCGCTATCGCATCATTAAAGCCTTAGGTCAGGGTGGTTTCGGTGCAACCTTTTTAGCTGAAGATGAGGCGTTACCGGGAGAACCAAGTTGCGTCATCAAGCAACTGCGTCCTTCAGGGACAGCGCCCCATATCTTGCAAATGGCACGGGAACTTTTCGAGCGAGAAGCTGTTACTTTAGGTCGGATTGGGAACCATCCCCAAATACCCCGCTTGCTGGACTATTTTGAAGACCGCGAACAATTCTACCTAGTTCAGGAATATATCAATGGTCCAACTTTACAGCAGGAGATCAAACGCAATGGAGTTTATAGCGAAGCAGGAGTTAAGCAGTTTTTAAGCGAGCTTTTGCCGTTACTGCAATACATCCACGAACGAAAAGTGATTCACCGCGATATTAAACCGGCAAACATCATTCGTCGTTCTCAAGATTGTAGATTAGTGCTGATCGATTTTGGTGCTGTTAAAAACCAAGTACAAACATTAACAAACCAATCCGAACAGACTGCATTAACGGCATATGCAATTGGCACCCCTGGTTTCGCTCCTCCAGAACAAATGGCAATGCGTCCCGTCTTTGCAAGCGATATTTACGCGCTAGGCGTGACCTGTATTTACTTACTGACTGGCAAATCTCCTAAAGATATAGATTACAATCCCACAACAGGAGAAATGCAGTGGGAACGACTTGTTTACATTAGCGACCACTTAACTGAAGTCCTGCGGAAGATGCTCGAAGTATCAGTTCGCAATCGATACCAGACAGCAGAGGAAGCACTCAGAGCATTAGCACTCGAACCTTACTTAGATAGTTTGGCACAAGGGATGGTGGTGCGATCGCAAACTGGTGTAAAAGAGCGATCCTCGAACCATTTAGAAGAAGAAAAAGTTTTTTCTAACGTTCGTTCTGCTCATACTTCTGGAGGACAAGGAGTAGCACAGATGGCAGCTGCCATTCGAGCCAGAAGAGCCAAAATGCCAGAAGGTACAGGTTTGAATGGAGTCGCAACACAAAGAGTGATGACAATGAAGTCTACCACTCTCGCTAGCAGTCATAGCGGCTCCTCTGGGGATAATAAGTCTCAAACTCCGCGTAAATTGGATACTCAGGGTTTACTTACAGCTTACATGAAAGGGAGAAGAGATTTTGCCCTGTACAATTTAAATCTACTCAACTTGCAAGGTGCTGACTTATCAGGGACTAATTTCCATAGTTCTCAATTACAAAATGTTAATTTTCAAGGAGCTAATCTTAACAGTAGCGATTTTGGACGAGCTAGCCTCAATCGAGCAAATCTTAAAGATTCCAATTTGACAAAGGCATATCTTAATAATGCCGATCTAGAAGGAGCCGATCTTCGGGGAGCAGATCTCAGCTTGGCATACCTCAACGGTGCAAATCTTCGAGGGGCGAATCTGTGTGGAGCTAATTTAACTGGGGCTAAAATTTCTGATGAGCAATTGGCATTAGCGAAAACAAACTGGATGACTGTGCGTCCCAATGGTCGGCGAGGCTTATTGTGA
- a CDS encoding transposase, protein MALSKKQRQTEYTYTQVVPVVFCSDSSQVDRIMHLCGIPRSLTYNKLGSLQGWGLDWKKADSIVRAIIKPERVNLPSKLWEWSVNDTMKAISAQQSAAKVFLIQEIWRKYPITSNTLQRLKWVEENKGKKKGDELKAVKQKGLELFPPCSVEIARNRLFELLNTDPTQDNWLHRKFRARYQRGHTFVRNQIVYQSQGYVCKRINRHSVELQIQGLERGKRIILKLRCRYIIKGQIRVILNELGSLEVHCTRSLWLILPSGKPTQKLGIDKGYTEGFYTSEGKTIAPGLGKLMTEKTERIAKTNRNRYRIRAFGESIAPQDPQKASRILKNNLGYKVKSRKLKREKETIKNFIRSDLRRNITTPVDIICEDLTQPIQGKQQAKRINRKLNSWMKGELQASLEKISVETGSTRSFVNPAYTSQVDHLTGTLLGSRKGDRFIRYTGDVIQADWNASINICIRATDNNITRYMKSGDVESELLTRTVGYLASIGKSVTDALNLGWLKPKFKAKALKLEEKYHS, encoded by the coding sequence ATGGCTTTGAGCAAAAAACAACGACAAACTGAATACACTTATACTCAGGTTGTTCCTGTTGTTTTTTGCTCTGACTCTTCACAAGTAGACCGAATCATGCATTTGTGTGGCATCCCTAGATCCCTGACTTATAACAAACTCGGTTCCTTACAAGGATGGGGATTGGATTGGAAAAAAGCAGATTCCATTGTCAGAGCGATAATTAAACCAGAACGGGTTAATCTACCCAGTAAATTATGGGAGTGGTCAGTTAATGACACCATGAAAGCAATTTCTGCACAACAGTCAGCAGCCAAAGTTTTTCTAATACAGGAAATATGGCGTAAATATCCCATAACTAGCAATACTCTACAACGATTGAAGTGGGTAGAAGAGAATAAAGGTAAGAAAAAGGGAGATGAACTGAAAGCCGTTAAACAGAAAGGCTTGGAATTATTTCCACCTTGTTCAGTTGAAATAGCTCGAAATAGATTATTTGAGTTATTAAACACAGATCCAACTCAAGATAATTGGCTCCATCGTAAATTCCGCGCTCGATATCAACGAGGACACACATTTGTCAGAAATCAAATAGTTTACCAGAGTCAAGGCTACGTCTGTAAGCGGATTAACCGTCACTCTGTTGAGTTACAAATCCAAGGGCTAGAGCGTGGTAAAAGAATCATCCTAAAACTAAGATGCCGTTATATCATTAAAGGTCAGATTCGAGTCATTCTTAATGAACTTGGTTCACTTGAAGTACACTGTACGAGATCGCTCTGGCTAATTCTACCTTCGGGTAAGCCTACTCAAAAATTGGGAATTGATAAAGGTTATACAGAAGGATTTTATACTTCAGAGGGAAAAACGATTGCACCTGGTCTTGGTAAATTGATGACTGAAAAAACCGAGCGCATTGCCAAGACCAATCGCAATCGATATCGAATTAGAGCTTTTGGGGAAAGCATTGCACCACAAGATCCTCAAAAGGCTTCCCGTATCCTAAAAAATAATTTAGGTTATAAAGTAAAGTCTCGGAAATTAAAGCGCGAGAAAGAAACCATTAAAAATTTTATTCGCTCTGATTTACGACGGAATATCACAACGCCCGTCGATATCATTTGCGAGGATCTCACTCAACCAATTCAGGGTAAGCAACAAGCGAAACGCATCAACCGCAAGCTGAACTCTTGGATGAAGGGAGAATTACAGGCTTCATTGGAGAAAATCTCTGTGGAGACAGGATCGACAAGATCGTTTGTCAATCCTGCTTACACGTCGCAAGTAGATCATCTGACTGGAACGCTATTAGGTTCTAGAAAAGGAGATCGCTTTATTCGTTACACGGGGGACGTGATTCAAGCCGATTGGAATGCATCGATAAATATTTGCATTCGAGCCACAGACAACAATATCACAAGATATATGAAATCGGGTGATGTTGAATCTGAGTTATTAACTCGGACTGTGGGATACTTAGCTTCTATTGGGAAGTCGGTGACTGATGCATTAAATCTTGGGTGGCTTAAACCTAAATTTAAAGCAAAAGCGCTCAAACTTGAAGAAAAGTATCACTCTTAG
- the xseB gene encoding exodeoxyribonuclease VII small subunit, giving the protein MVKVTDKEGWNYEAKVAEVERIIARIESGDLELQEVFDQFASAVEYLRQCEGFLQERQQQVELLIETLQD; this is encoded by the coding sequence ATGGTTAAAGTTACTGATAAAGAAGGTTGGAACTACGAAGCGAAGGTTGCTGAGGTGGAAAGAATTATTGCTCGTATTGAGTCGGGTGATTTGGAGTTGCAGGAGGTGTTTGACCAATTTGCTTCTGCTGTTGAGTATTTGCGTCAGTGTGAGGGTTTTTTGCAAGAACGACAGCAGCAGGTTGAGTTGTTGATTGAGACTTTGCAGGATTAG
- the hisIE gene encoding bifunctional phosphoribosyl-AMP cyclohydrolase/phosphoribosyl-ATP diphosphatase HisIE translates to MLSSDVKSLYNAIPLESIHYDEKGLVPAIVQDYLDGTVLMMAWMNRESLQKTLESGETWFWSRSRQEFWHKGETSGHIQKVKSIRYDCDSDALLVGVEQRGDIACHTGERSCFHQVNGKIVPPPGSTLSQIFSVICDRRDNPKEDSYTCKLLAGGDNKILKKIGEESAEVVMAFKDDEPDAIAGEVADLFYHALVALAHHNVDIKAVYRKLQERRK, encoded by the coding sequence ATGTTGTCTTCTGATGTCAAGTCATTATATAATGCCATTCCTTTAGAAAGCATTCATTACGACGAAAAAGGACTAGTACCCGCTATTGTTCAGGACTATTTGGATGGCACTGTTCTGATGATGGCATGGATGAATCGGGAGTCCTTACAAAAGACTTTGGAAAGTGGAGAAACTTGGTTTTGGAGCCGTTCTCGACAAGAATTTTGGCATAAGGGAGAAACTTCTGGGCATATACAGAAGGTGAAAAGTATTCGATATGATTGTGACAGTGATGCACTACTTGTTGGTGTAGAGCAGAGAGGAGATATTGCCTGTCACACGGGAGAACGTAGTTGCTTTCATCAAGTTAATGGGAAAATTGTCCCACCACCGGGGAGTACACTGTCACAAATTTTTTCTGTGATTTGCGATCGCCGCGACAATCCAAAAGAAGATTCTTATACCTGTAAGTTGTTGGCAGGTGGTGATAACAAAATTTTGAAAAAGATCGGCGAAGAAAGTGCTGAGGTTGTGATGGCTTTTAAGGATGATGAACCAGATGCGATCGCCGGGGAGGTTGCGGATCTATTTTACCATGCTCTTGTTGCATTGGCTCATCATAACGTTGATATCAAAGCAGTTTATCGCAAGTTGCAAGAAAGGCGGAAATAA
- a CDS encoding CPP1-like family protein: MSEQNPYEKLGVSEDASFDEIQDVRSRLLEQYSGDAKRLEVIEAAYDAILMERLKMRQEGKIKVPERIRYPERLVQAPPKETQSPREQSPLWLQKMLDKPMPQDILLPGVWYLGLSTISVFYRAGGDPVLQMALLLGIGVCIYFLSRKEGKFGRSVLFTLLGLILGLIVGGLLAAWIVPQIQQFINLNQNQFSTVVAFVLLWLISSFLK; the protein is encoded by the coding sequence ATGAGTGAGCAAAATCCTTACGAAAAACTTGGGGTATCTGAGGATGCGAGCTTCGATGAAATTCAAGATGTTCGCAGTCGTCTACTGGAACAGTACAGTGGTGATGCAAAGCGTCTAGAAGTCATAGAGGCGGCATATGATGCGATTTTAATGGAGCGCTTGAAAATGCGCCAGGAAGGCAAAATCAAAGTTCCAGAACGCATCCGGTATCCAGAAAGGCTTGTACAAGCACCCCCTAAAGAAACCCAAAGCCCACGCGAGCAATCGCCTTTGTGGCTGCAAAAAATGTTAGATAAGCCAATGCCTCAGGATATCTTACTACCAGGGGTTTGGTATCTTGGTTTAAGTACTATCAGCGTGTTTTATCGAGCTGGTGGCGATCCCGTGTTGCAAATGGCACTGCTGTTAGGCATTGGTGTCTGTATTTACTTTCTAAGTCGCAAGGAAGGTAAATTTGGTCGATCTGTTCTATTTACGCTTCTCGGTTTAATTCTGGGTCTGATAGTAGGAGGACTCCTTGCAGCCTGGATAGTGCCGCAAATACAACAATTTATTAATCTAAATCAAAATCAGTTCTCTACGGTTGTAGCGTTTGTGTTGCTATGGCTTATTAGTAGTTTTTTAAAGTAG
- a CDS encoding ChaB family protein produces the protein MLYKSNQDLPLEIRTRLSEGYQDLYRAAFNSAIHWYGEAPKAHRVALSAVKMQSAMYRNIV, from the coding sequence ATGTTATACAAGTCCAATCAAGACTTGCCTTTGGAAATTCGCACTCGCCTTTCTGAGGGATACCAGGATCTGTACCGAGCTGCTTTTAACTCGGCGATCCACTGGTACGGTGAAGCACCAAAAGCTCACCGAGTCGCGTTGAGTGCAGTGAAAATGCAATCGGCAATGTACAGGAACATCGTTTGA
- the hemL gene encoding glutamate-1-semialdehyde 2,1-aminomutase, with product MVNTTIKTTKSQEIFASAQNLMPGGVSSPVRAFKSVGGQPIVFDHVKGAYIWDVDGNQYIDYVGTWGPAICGHAHPEVIAALHEALDKGTSFGAPSVLENVLAEMVIDAVPSIEMVRFVNSGTEACMAVLRLMRAFTKRDKIIKFEGCYHGHADMFLVKAGSGVATLGLPDSPGVPKSVTSHTLTAPFNDLEAVKALFEENRDEIAGVILEPVVGNAGFITPDAGFLEGLRELTNDHGALLVFDEVMTGFRIAYGGAQEKFGITPDLTTLGKIIGGGLPVGAYGGRRDIMSMVAPAGPMYQAGTLSGNPLAMTAGIKTLELLQKPGTYEYLDRITQKLSNGLLQVAKETGHAACGSHISGMFGWFFTSGPVHSYEDAKKSDTAKFGRFHRGMLERGVYLAPSQFEAGFTSIAHTEEDIDRTLQASREVMSSL from the coding sequence TTGGTAAATACAACAATTAAAACTACAAAATCACAAGAAATCTTTGCCTCTGCCCAAAATTTAATGCCGGGAGGGGTAAGTTCACCCGTGCGAGCTTTTAAATCCGTAGGTGGACAGCCCATCGTTTTTGACCATGTCAAAGGCGCGTACATTTGGGATGTGGATGGTAACCAGTACATTGACTATGTAGGAACATGGGGACCTGCCATCTGCGGACATGCTCACCCTGAAGTGATTGCAGCACTGCATGAAGCATTAGACAAGGGTACAAGCTTCGGTGCGCCAAGCGTGCTGGAAAACGTCTTGGCTGAAATGGTAATTGATGCTGTTCCGAGCATTGAAATGGTAAGATTTGTTAACTCCGGTACAGAAGCTTGTATGGCGGTTCTAAGGCTGATGCGAGCTTTTACCAAACGTGACAAAATTATCAAGTTTGAGGGTTGCTACCACGGTCATGCCGATATGTTTTTAGTAAAAGCAGGCTCTGGTGTAGCAACATTGGGTTTACCCGACTCCCCTGGAGTTCCCAAATCAGTCACCAGTCACACCCTCACAGCGCCTTTCAACGATCTAGAAGCAGTCAAAGCCCTATTTGAGGAAAACCGTGACGAAATTGCTGGTGTGATATTAGAGCCAGTCGTTGGGAATGCTGGTTTCATTACCCCTGATGCTGGCTTTCTAGAAGGATTGCGGGAACTCACCAACGACCACGGGGCATTGTTGGTATTTGATGAGGTGATGACAGGCTTCCGCATTGCTTACGGTGGTGCTCAAGAGAAATTCGGCATTACCCCCGATTTGACAACACTCGGTAAAATTATCGGCGGTGGATTGCCTGTAGGAGCTTATGGCGGTCGCCGAGATATCATGTCAATGGTTGCTCCAGCAGGTCCCATGTACCAAGCAGGAACTCTCTCTGGTAATCCTTTGGCAATGACAGCAGGAATTAAAACGTTGGAATTGTTGCAAAAACCAGGAACTTACGAGTATCTTGACCGAATTACCCAGAAATTATCAAATGGCTTGCTGCAAGTTGCCAAAGAAACAGGTCATGCAGCCTGCGGCAGTCATATCAGCGGTATGTTTGGTTGGTTCTTTACCTCAGGTCCAGTCCACAGCTACGAGGACGCTAAAAAGTCTGACACAGCCAAGTTCGGACGCTTCCATCGCGGTATGTTAGAGCGCGGTGTTTATTTAGCACCATCGCAGTTTGAGGCTGGGTTTACCTCGATCGCTCACACAGAAGAAGATATTGATCGGACACTGCAAGCTTCCCGTGAGGTCATGTCTAGTTTGTAA